The Paenibacillus sp. MBLB1832 genome has a window encoding:
- a CDS encoding GerAB/ArcD/ProY family transporter, with product MVENEKISLRQFKILVFLFSLGSTILIVPSVLTGYAHQDSWMSAVLGVLVGGGILYTYYVLGNRYPNRTLMEYSELILGKWMGKGIGFLFYLYFFLTATLVLRNVGDFITTIIMPETPIQVIHFAFLLIIMLGTGMGLEVIARAAEVFLPWVLLFVSVLLIFLVPQMKYERLLPIFESSTKAILHGSLSVLSIPYLELVVFLMIYPAIYSKLKAGKGFVLGGSFGGLIVITITILCVAVLGWDFTERHTFPSYTLAKKIHLGGFIQRIEVLVAVIWFVTIYFKLIICFYSSVVGLAQLLRLRTYRPFIVPSALVMFALAYVVYPNIIYFRDFAANTWTPLALTMGFFLPMSLLIVSFFRRPSR from the coding sequence ATGGTCGAAAATGAGAAAATCAGCCTGCGCCAATTCAAAATTTTAGTCTTTCTGTTCAGCCTAGGAAGCACGATTCTGATCGTACCTTCCGTGCTTACGGGCTATGCCCATCAAGACAGCTGGATGTCTGCCGTGCTTGGTGTCCTGGTTGGCGGAGGCATCCTATACACCTACTATGTCCTTGGTAATCGCTACCCCAATCGAACCTTAATGGAGTATAGCGAACTTATTCTTGGAAAATGGATGGGGAAAGGCATCGGTTTCCTCTTCTACCTCTACTTCTTTCTCACTGCCACACTTGTCCTTCGCAATGTCGGAGATTTCATTACAACCATCATCATGCCAGAGACTCCGATTCAAGTCATTCACTTCGCTTTCTTACTGATCATCATGCTAGGGACAGGCATGGGCTTGGAAGTCATCGCCCGCGCAGCAGAGGTTTTCCTGCCTTGGGTACTATTGTTTGTATCCGTCCTCCTCATCTTTCTCGTGCCGCAAATGAAGTACGAGCGCCTGCTGCCGATCTTTGAGAGCAGCACTAAAGCTATCCTGCATGGAAGCTTGTCTGTCCTATCCATTCCCTATCTGGAATTGGTTGTCTTCCTCATGATCTACCCTGCCATCTATTCCAAATTAAAGGCTGGCAAAGGCTTCGTGCTAGGAGGCTCCTTCGGAGGATTGATTGTCATTACCATCACCATCCTATGTGTCGCTGTATTAGGCTGGGATTTCACGGAACGTCATACCTTTCCCAGTTACACCTTAGCCAAAAAAATTCACCTCGGCGGATTCATTCAACGGATTGAAGTGTTGGTCGCCGTCATTTGGTTTGTCACCATCTATTTCAAGCTAATCATCTGCTTCTATAGCTCGGTTGTCGGACTGGCACAACTCCTTCGATTGCGAACGTATCGTCCGTTCATTGTACCTAGTGCACTTGTCATGTTCGCATTGGCTTACGTCGTCTATCCCAACATCATTTATTTCCGAGATTTTGCTGCGAATACCTGGACGCCGCTAGCGCTCACGATGGGATTTTTCCTCCCTATGTCCCTGTTGATCGTCTCCTTCTTTCGGCGACCATCTCGCTAA